In Deinococcus planocerae, the genomic window GGGGCCACCCCCCGGCGCGTGGTGGACAAGCCCATCCGCATCGGTTGGGAGGACGACCACTCGTGGCGGGTGGTCCGAGGCGGGCAGAGCGCCCCCGCTCGCCCCGCCCGGAACGTGCCGCGCTGGCTGGGGCCCGCCCTGGCGCTGGGGGCCCTGCTCCTGATCGTGGCGCTGGTGTGGGCGCTGATCGCCGGACGGGCCACCCGCACTGGGGTCGCTGCCCCCCAGGCGCGGGTGGCGCAGGCCTGCTGCGACGTGCGCTTTACCGTGCGCGGCGGGGCGGGCGTGCCCGTGCGCCTGAGCATCGTCTCGGCCCCCGAGGGGTCGGGGGTGCCCTCCGGGGCGGCGGTCGGCACCGTGCCCGGCTCCGTGCGCCTCCCCGGCCCCGGCACCTACACCCTGCGCGTCGTCGCCGAGGGCTACACCCCGGGCACCGTCACCATCACCGCCCCGAGTTCGCAGCCTATCGCCATCGACCTGGGCCTGTGACCGGGTTTCCCGGCGCCCCCGTGAGAGAATCGGCCCCGTGAGCGTCGTCATCCTCGACTTCGGCAGCCAGTTCACGCGCCTGATCGCCCGGAGACTGCGCGAACTCGGCGCGTACAGCGTGATCCTTCCCGGCACGGCCAGCCTGGAGCGTATCGCGCAGGAACATCCCCAGGGCCTCGTCCTCTCCGGCGGCCCGAACAGCGTCTACGACCCCCAGTCGCCCCGCCCGGCCCCCGGCGTCCTCGACCTCCCCGTGCCCATCCTCGGCGTGTGCTACGGGATGCAGTTCCTCGCCCACGAGGCGGGCGGCGAGGTGCAGCGGGTGGGCAAACGCGAGTACGGCAAGGCCGACCTCACCCGCTACGGCGGGGGGCTTTTCGCGGGCATCCAGGGCGAGTTCGTCGCCTGGATGAGCCACAGCGACTCCGTGACGCGGCTGCCCCAGGGCTACGAAGTCGTCGCCGAGACGGCAGACACCCCGGTCGCCGCCATCGAGAACCCGCACACCCGGCGTTACGGCGTGCAGTTCCACCCGGAGGTCGTCCACACCCCCAAGGGCGGGCAACTGCTGGCGAACTTCCTGGAGATTTGCGGCGTGAGCCGTGACTGGAACGCCCAGCACATCATCAACGAACTCGTGGAGGGCGTGCGTGGGCAGGTGGGCGAAGGGCGGGTCCTCCTCGCCATCAGCGGGGGGGTGGATTCCTCCACGCTCGGGCTGCTCCTTGCGCGGGCCATCGGCGACCGCCTTACCGCCGTATTCATCGATCACGGGCTGCTGCGGCTGGGCGAGCGGGAGCAGGTGGAGGCGGCCCTGCGCCCCCTCGGCGTCAACCTGATCACGGTGGACGCGCGCCGGGAGTTCCTGGGCCACCTGGAGGGCGTCTCCGACCCCGAGCAGAAACGCAAGATCATCGGGCGCGAATTCATCCGGGCCTT contains:
- the guaA gene encoding glutamine-hydrolyzing GMP synthase; translation: MSVVILDFGSQFTRLIARRLRELGAYSVILPGTASLERIAQEHPQGLVLSGGPNSVYDPQSPRPAPGVLDLPVPILGVCYGMQFLAHEAGGEVQRVGKREYGKADLTRYGGGLFAGIQGEFVAWMSHSDSVTRLPQGYEVVAETADTPVAAIENPHTRRYGVQFHPEVVHTPKGGQLLANFLEICGVSRDWNAQHIINELVEGVRGQVGEGRVLLAISGGVDSSTLGLLLARAIGDRLTAVFIDHGLLRLGEREQVEAALRPLGVNLITVDARREFLGHLEGVSDPEQKRKIIGREFIRAFEREAREHGPFDFLAQGTLYPDVIESAGGLAADKHGAANIKSHHNVGGLPEDLQFKLVEPFRTLFKDEVREIARLLGLPDAIRMRHPFPGPGLAIRCLGAITEEKLDILKRVDDIFVSGLREFGLYDGCSQALAILTPIQSVGVMGDGRTYSYTAALRAVTTDDFMTAEWARLPYDFLATMSNRIVNQVHEINRVVYDITGKPPATIEWE